The DNA sequence TCCATGAATCGTGAGCCCATCCCACATTCCACTCCACCGACCGACCCGGCCCCTCGGTCGCCCGATCGCCCCGCTCCCTGCGCTACCCTTGAAGGAACGCCCGAAGGAGCACCTCTTGCGCGTCTCACTGTTCATCCCCTGTTACGTCGACACCCTCTTCCCCCAGGCCGGCATCGCCATGACCCGGGTACTCGAGCGACTGGGCCTGGAGGTCGACTTCCCGGAGGAGCAGACTTGCTGCGGGCAGATGCACTTCAACACCGGCTACCAGCAGGAGGCCCTAACGCTGGCGCGGCGCTTCGTGGAGATCTTCGAGGGGAGCGATGCCGTCGTCGCCCCCTCTGCCTCCTGCGTCGGCATGGTGCGCGAGTTCTACCGGTACCTGGCGAACGAGCACGGCGACCCCGAGCTTCTGGAGCGGGTGACGCGGTTGGCCCCCCGCACCTTCGAGTTCTCCGAGTTCCTGGTGGACCGCTTGGGCGTGGAGGACGTGGGCGCCTACTTCCCGCACCGCGTCACCTACCACCCGACCTGCCACAGCCTCCGTGGGATCCGGGTGGGCGACGCTCCATACCGGCTCCTGCGCGCGGTGAGGGGGATCGAGCTGGTGCCGCTGCCCGACGCACAGAGCTGCTGCGGTTTCGGCGGGACCTTCGCGGTGAAGAACTCTGCCACCAGTAGCGCGATGCTGAGCGACAAGGTGGCCAACGTGCTGACTACCAGAGCCGAGTACTGTGTCGCCGTGGACAACTCGTGCCTGATGCAGATCGGCGGAGCGTTGTCGCGCGGCAAGACCGGCGTGCGCACGCTCCACCTCGCCGAGGTGCTGGCGTCCACGGACCAGGGTCTGAGGGAGGGACTGACGGGTCCCCCTGACGTGCTGGCGTCGACGGGGGAGGGTCCGGCGGAGGATCCAGCGCTCGCCCACGAACCGACGCCCGCCCACGAACCGGCGACCATCCGGCCCGAGGCCGAACTCTGATGTCCCGTCTCGAGTTGCCCGTCCTGCCGTTCCCCGTCGCCGCGCGGGAGGCGTTGCAGGACTCTCAGCTGCGGCGCAACCTGGGCAAGGCGACGAGAACTATTCGGG is a window from the Trueperaceae bacterium genome containing:
- a CDS encoding (Fe-S)-binding protein, encoding MRVSLFIPCYVDTLFPQAGIAMTRVLERLGLEVDFPEEQTCCGQMHFNTGYQQEALTLARRFVEIFEGSDAVVAPSASCVGMVREFYRYLANEHGDPELLERVTRLAPRTFEFSEFLVDRLGVEDVGAYFPHRVTYHPTCHSLRGIRVGDAPYRLLRAVRGIELVPLPDAQSCCGFGGTFAVKNSATSSAMLSDKVANVLTTRAEYCVAVDNSCLMQIGGALSRGKTGVRTLHLAEVLASTDQGLREGLTGPPDVLASTGEGPAEDPALAHEPTPAHEPATIRPEAEL